A part of Paenibacillus sp. IHBB 10380 genomic DNA contains:
- a CDS encoding helix-turn-helix transcriptional regulator: MHRIQWFDQQIRAGSYPNSNHLAEHFEISKRQAQRDIEYLAASLRAPVQYIAKQRGYCYEDDSFILPLLYITEEENRVLKYLAYRYSHYNYENADTIRRIGSLLDRFTDNQELNIEAYLPVFEVDTRRIQYIELLDHAIRAHLIVRIIYQEQAGVQQEMHICPAKLTRHYDDDHVIAHIEGQGRLQTFRLSDILRLNLTERQFEADIEDERRQQGRTQQIKPFKAQIRLAVPPQDSIWYGYKVCSSTEDIYEVEFYDSDGFLGHLLTSEWRQIIAPKWLREKIRSRCRGMLELLNEQGDSNDT, from the coding sequence ATGCATCGCATTCAATGGTTTGATCAACAAATCAGGGCGGGAAGTTATCCGAACAGCAATCATTTGGCAGAGCATTTCGAAATATCGAAGCGGCAAGCGCAGCGGGACATTGAATATCTGGCGGCATCCCTTCGTGCTCCAGTGCAATATATAGCAAAACAACGTGGATACTGCTATGAAGATGACAGCTTCATATTACCCCTCTTATACATAACGGAAGAAGAAAACCGGGTGCTGAAATATTTAGCATATCGTTATAGCCATTACAATTATGAAAATGCAGATACGATCCGGAGGATAGGCAGTCTGCTGGATCGTTTTACGGATAACCAAGAGCTGAATATTGAAGCTTATCTGCCCGTATTTGAAGTAGATACCCGCCGAATACAGTATATTGAACTGCTGGATCATGCCATCAGAGCCCACCTCATCGTACGTATTATCTATCAAGAGCAAGCGGGGGTACAGCAAGAGATGCATATTTGTCCTGCTAAGCTGACTCGTCATTACGATGACGATCATGTCATTGCCCACATCGAAGGACAGGGACGTCTTCAAACCTTTCGGCTGTCTGATATTCTTCGCTTGAATCTGACAGAGCGGCAGTTTGAAGCAGACATTGAAGATGAACGGAGACAACAAGGGAGAACGCAACAGATCAAGCCTTTCAAGGCACAAATTCGACTGGCCGTGCCACCACAAGACTCTATATGGTATGGTTACAAGGTTTGTTCTTCAACTGAAGACATATATGAGGTAGAGTTCTATGACTCAGATGGGTTTCTTGGGCATCTGCTCACCTCCGAGTGGCGCCAGATTATAGCCCCCAAGTGGCTTAGAGAGAAAATACGCAGCAGATGCAGAGGGATGCTGGAGTTGCTAAATGAACAGGGGGACTCTAATGATACTTAA